A region from the Linepithema humile isolate Giens D197 chromosome 1, Lhum_UNIL_v1.0, whole genome shotgun sequence genome encodes:
- the LOC137001906 gene encoding mutS protein homolog 5-like: MNLSQNLSSIPLANVQVQFESILNESSNDEEEEFSNQNVRTSQSGTAAQRQHSSCDSATQIDNFTDRDEIILAIIWSNNQLGAAYYNILTSELFVMDDICDDAIHFNIMKTLYRQCQPRYVVTISGTSDEFLTAIEALVMSETSSESNRSGMSSAGPKQVSLRVMRKKEHSFDRCYHRVRCLKLESEPTNANNVERFIFLQGLLNFKSIVMIHALGLLLIYIDQHWSNIALDPSGKASFASLTNVTLRDIVMIDDDTYEALNIVHARNHPSLFKCGDAASKKQSGSLFMLLNRCQSQSGTQFLWKTLRHPTRNIEILNERFQVIEFCLNPDNQSIIENLTSCLKHVYRLTNAILDRYLAQQAKISDWRRLHKTVSSIIYIADICEKHREKAKLFYKIVGSITNEVRYIKYFIEYIIDLSAKRTETDFIVRANVDSHLDNLHHVRSTLPETLTRMGEKDMQEHLPLSVTTCKMVYIPNIGYLLAITGWNPSPADNIDLQNLEFKFVSNNIRYYKSPNAKELDETIGDILLRINKRESYIVMKLVKYINKHTASIFNAIRLCAELDTLLAFYVVAREYNYVKPDVVERQIIAVEQGRHPLQEFLTTFVPNDTYSGNGKSLIKILTGPNASGKSTYLKQIALIVFMAHIGCYVPAKSATIGIVTHILTQIRSTDSIALNTSTFLQDMRQINSALYASTPNSIVILDEFGNGTSEVSGLSLLAAVLNNFVERDIYCPHIFVATHMHRIINMLPQNPIIEEQTFEFITNDDSSVAYLYRLTSGHVTCSFAHAAARSAGLDEKIIKRALEVYEKFKSGELPLPLQEVPKQDTATHIVERLLASENFDLEELKLLILQATEPL; the protein is encoded by the exons atgaatttgtcaCAGAACTTGTCATCGATTCCTTTAGCAAATGT ACAAGTGCAATTTGAGTCGATATTGAACGAAAGCAGTAATGATGAGGAAGAAGAGTTTAGCAATCAAAATGTCAGGACATCGCAGTCGGGTACAGCGGCGCAAAGACAGCACAGCAGTTGCGATTCTGCAACGCAGATCGACAATTTTACAGATAGGGATGAg ATTATTTTAGCCATAATTTGGTCAAACAATCAATTGGGCGCAGCCTATTATAACATTCTCACATCCGAATTGTTTGTAATGGATGATATTTGTGATGATGCGATTCATTTTAACATCATGAAGACTTTATACAGGCAATGTCAGCCGCGATATGTCGTCACGATCTCCGGCACGTCCGACGAGTTCCTCACAGCCATCGAGGCTCTGGTAATGTCGGAAACGTCAAGTGAGTCGAATAGATCGGGAATGAGCAGCGCGGGACCGAAGCAAGTCTCGCTGAGGGTGATGCGGAAGAAGGAACACAGCTTCGATAGATGCTATCACCGAGTTCGATGTCTCAAGCTTGAGTCAGAGCCGACAAACGCCAATAACGTCGAGAGGTTTATCTTTCTTCAGGGCCTGTTGAATTTCAAATCGATTGTCATGATCCACGCGCTGGGTCTGCTCTTGATCTACATCGATCAGCATTGGAGCAATATCGCGTTGGATCCTTCCGGCAAGGCTAGTTTCGCGTCTTTAACAAACGTGACATT ACGTGACATTGTCATGATAGACGACGATACTTATGAGGCACTAAATATTGTACACGCCAGAAATCATCCGAGTCTTTTCAAATGCGGCGACGCGGCGTCAAAAAAGCAAAGTGGCAGTTTATTCATGCTTCTAAATCGTTGCCAATCGCAATCTGGAACGCAATTTCTATG GAAAACGTTACGGCATCCTACAAGAAACATTGAAATTCTTAATGAAAGATTTCAAGTCATCGAATTCTGTTTGAATCCAGATAATCAAAGTATCATCGAAAATTTGACGTCGTGCTTGAAACACGTTTATCGTTTAACTAATGCTATCCTAGATCGATATTTAGCACAGCAAGCTAAAATTTCTGACTGGCGACGATTACATAAg ACGGTttcttctataatttatatcgctGACATATGCGAGAAACACCGCGAGAAAgcaaaactcttctataaaatcgTTGGTAGTATCACGAATGAAGTGCGttacatcaaatattttattgagtaTATAATAGATTTGAGTGCAAAAAGAACTGAAACCGATTTCATCGTCCGAGCAAACGTGGATTCGCATTTGGACAATC TGCATCATGTGAGAAGCACTTTACCCGAGACCTTGACACGAATGGGAGAGAAAGACATGCAAGAGCATCTTCCACTTTCGGTGACGACCTGTAAAATGGTGTACATACCGAATATCGGATATTTGTTGGCAATAACAGGATGGAATCCATCGCCAGCTGACAATATAGATTTGCagaatttagaatttaaatttgtcaGCAACAATATACGTTACTACAAAAGTCCCAATGCCAAag AGCTGGACGAAACCATAGGAGATATATTGCTAAGGATAAATAAACGAGAGAGTTATATTGTGATGAAGCtcgtaaaatacataaataaacataCTGCATCGATCTTTAATGCGATTCGATTGTGCGCGGAATTAGACAC ATTGCTGGCATTTTATGTAGTCGCGCGAGagtataattatgtaaagcCGGATGTGGTGGAGCGCCAGATTATAGCGGTGGAACAAGGTCGACACCCTTTGCAAGAATTTCTAACAACGTTTGTGCCGAATGACACTTATTCCGGAAACGGAAAGAGCCTGATAAAAATTCTGACTGGGCCAAATGCTTCTGGCAAGAGCACTTATCTCAAACAAATTGCACTCATAGTGTTCATGGCTCACATCGGCTGCTATGTACCGGCTAAATCAGCCACTATAGGAATAGTAACTCACATTTTGACTCAGATTAGATCTACGGACAGCATCGCTCTCAATACGAGCACGTTCTTACAAGATATGCGACAG ATAAACTCCGCTCTTTACGCATCCACGCCGAATTCCATTGTCATTTTGGACGAATTCGGAAACGGAACATCGGAAGTCAGCGGCTTGTCGCTGCTTGCGGCCgtattgaataatttcgtTGAGCGAGATATTTATTGTCCACATATTTTTGTAGCCACGCATATGCATCGAATAATAAACATGTTGCCGCAAAATCCGATAATCGAGGAACAG ACTTTTGAGTTTATTACAAACGACGACAGTTCGGTAGCATATCTTTATCGTTTAACTAGTGGACATGTGACATGCAGCTTTGCACACGCAGCTGCGCGAAGTGCGGGTTTGGATGAAAAGATCATCAAACGAGCATTAGAA GtttacgaaaaatttaaaagtggCGAGTTACCTTTGCCACTGCAAGAAGTGCCAAAACAAGATAC gGCAACACATATCGTCGAACGATTATTAGCGTCTGAGAATTTTGATTTGGAAGAATTGAAGTTGCTGATTCTTCAAGCTACAGAGCCgctataa
- the LOC105679858 gene encoding zinc finger CCCH domain-containing protein 13-like isoform X1 produces MGNNSSSSHQYCASNGPSQIGRRGWTQSFPRELARHHPQQPAGHKVLPEPPNQRLRATNNGSIIHNGGTISGRRPPALTLPHDLNKQGIFRSRSTSASNIGASRGRKFDHHCCHHRSGSSCCMENEMQELKRFGSEPDLRYSPMAREAMRCNGKQQHQHAMEHRHCGSGHYPERDCRERESRYKGKKKYKAPAPPSNGVVDGSSPDSYRYTESGPNGCRGEEEVQPPPRRSRLFKTRAETKRAQVNWHSSSSSSQLHVAERCENSNGGLENERHWRGEDGRVANKENRLAWRDQNGHLHQDRWCRDGQRHSRIFDGKNTLQRSMSSPEFQAELMHVARKVRNKLNCSGRSSAAESANLKRNSNVDRCAKESKSEETKRPEKRSARNEESSPDECIPRIENRVIEERRMIERCNRTENKLNTLYEERKANSRNPEKVKDYLEKRQAEPVSGGKRRLVEKSAACDETFAVQSRDPFRKSLKDRSDATGHISAERFSSENQRKDLEDYQGKSVTKSRKYENATDPIRTRSESPVRPCVRPLDPRGQASGRESTPERTSEAKEREKERDSDRRWQKSDARNTDGASEEKRWPCEPVPAAAKKKDAKSKEKLPRKLEAKEAAREKNWHVLPSPEKSAPKTFYFGMDGTLQNESRDCVDQHMEQIQSRLQAKEVNGSIDCLDYTDDGKSGIEDISLKLRPTLPKKQLEIPRFSPSAAWRLLSALEAPGPTMSTASEEVPVMFEERIERLSRPPPPLIALGPRSSHDKSGDSGISGDAGAANDDSLDVSTNTNNNRLKTPATRPTWTPQQDLGEESSSDAGVDSPPPMPTPMKFPPRAHVFSLSLPRDDNRMYLYNPDLKSKEGSTFNSLQKLKRSVSGALGLGPLDLERKRTRDVLDDNWLLSTSAPTSLQHTQVTDATRSSPPGWKPGFDDEDEDDEDLEEDLEDRGDFPVIMKPPSFSYLASGGHVMYLPETNDSQYQSQSLKSNRNNTTRDNEKNSSNNSGPKYRKNGVDEFKKPSKDIEKTNKHSKDSVIRKDKPFVNDGKVNNKFSKSCENISEMKQRSTSPINGQQNLQDDKEFIPEVKPLKNNTKSRRFTFQSTVRQIERRRLAEKLSREVEAKERQRKGELEAMRKVEEEFQRKRAREKANIRQQLRLYSMDENLSSLPTVWDSSQLSRADPDGAPSSSASSPTSAPPTKLTTIRKNSVSSDEYLRKRASSADSRQHQHQQQPREYKDYRPKYYDWAPTESSSHLDYKQTTVHPKVVCDIPKTPVFVDAHVNTGKNANLNSTPRSDNYRKDFAHGAVAARSSLASSDSELSQPNTRPHSRQAGGKSKPLRSRSASPARSEEAVTSEDESPVEPIKQERSPMNGFVLNGVQPFVREKSYRPISFNPQAPPPIPS; encoded by the exons ATGggcaacaacagcagcagctccCATCAATACTGCGCGTCCAATGGGCCGTCGCAGATTGGCAGACGCGGGTGGACGCAGTCCTTCCCCCGGGAACTGGCGAGACATCATCCACAGCAGCCGGCGGGACACAAGGTCCTGCCGGAGCCGCCCAATCAGCGGTTGCGCGCCACCAATAATGGAAGCATCATTCACAACGGGGGAACCATAAGCGGTCGCAGGCCTCCAGCCCTCACGCTTCCGCACGACCTTAATAAG CAGGGAATATTCCGCAGCCGCAGCACCTCGGCGTCCAATATCGGCGCTTCGCGCGGCCGCAAGTTCGATCACCACTGTTGTCATCATCGGAGCGGGTCGAGCTGCTGCATGGAGAACGAGATGCAGGAGCTCAAGAGGTTCGGTAGCGAACCCGATCTGCGGTACTCGCCGATGGCGCGGGAGGCGATGCGTTGCAACGGGAAACAGCAGCATCAGCATGCAATGGAACATCGGCATTGCGGAAGCGGACATTATCCCGAGCGGGACTGCAGGGAGCGGGAGAGCCGGTACAAAGGCAAGAAGAAGTACAAGGCACCGGCCCCGCCATCGAACGGCGTCGTCGACGGATCGTCTCCGGATTCCTACAG GTATACGGAATCTGGTCCGAATGGTTGTCGGGGTGAAGAGGAAGTTCAGCCTCCACCGAGACGGTCGCGCCTCTTTAAAACACGAGCAGAGACGAAGAGGGCACAAGTCAATTGGCACtcttcgtcttcgtcgtcACAATTACACGTCGCTGAACGCTGCGAGAACAGCAATGGTGGGTTAGAGAACGAGCGTCATTGGCGGGGCGAGGATGGTCGCGTCGCCAACAAGGAAAACAGGCTTGCCTGGCGCGATCAGAACGGCCATCTCCATCAGGATCGCTGGTGCCGGGATGGGCAAAGACACTCGCGGATCTTTGACGGTAAGAACACGCTACAGAGAAGCATGAGCAGCCCGGAATTCCAGGCGGAGCTGATGCACGTGGCCAGGAAGGTGCGCAACAAGCTTAACTGCAGCGGCAGATCCTCCGCCGCGGAATCCGCGAATCTGAAACGCAACAGCAATGTTGATCGATGCGCGAAAGAGTCGAAAAGCGAGGAAACGAAGAGGCCTGAAAAGCGATCTGCGAGGAACGAGGAGAGTTCCCCGGATGAGTGTATTCCCCGGATCGAGAATAGAGTCATTGAAGAAAGGCGGATGATCGAGCGCTGTAATCGGACTGAAAATAAGCTTAATACATTGTACGAAGAGCGCAAAGCAAATTCTCGCAATCCGGAAAAGGTAAAAGATTACTTGGAAAAAAGACAAGCGGAGCCGGTATCAGGCGGAAAGAGGCGACTCGTCGAGAAATCGGCGGCATGTGACGAGACATTCGCAGTGCAGTCTAGGGATCCTTTTCGGAAAAGTTTAAAGGATCGCTCAGACGCGACGGGGCATATCTCGGCAGAGAGGTTTTCGTCGGAGAATCAACGAAAGGATCTGGAAGACTATCAGGGGAAGAGCGTAACCAAGAGTCGGAAATATGAAAACGCGACGGACCCGATTAGAACCAGATCGGAAAGCCCGGTGAGGCCCTGTGTCAGACCTCTGGATCCACGTGGGCAAGCTTCCGGGCGAGAGAGCACGCCCGAGCGAACGAGTGAGGccaaagagagagaaaaggagagagatTCAGATCGTAGATGGCAGAAAAGCGACGCCAGAAATACCGATGGTGCATCGGAAGAGAAGAGGTGGCCTTGCGAACCTGTTCCCGCGGCGGCAAAGAAGAAAGACGCGAAATCCAAAGAGAAACTTCCGAGGAAACTAGAAGCCAAGGAAGCCGCCCGCGAGAAAAATTGGCACGT GCTGCCATCGCCAGAGAAATCTGCGCCGAAAACATTCTATTTCGGCATGGATGGAACATTGCAAAACGAGTCACGGGATTGTGTGGACCAGCATATGGAGCAGATCCAGTCCAGATTGCAGGCCAAAGAAGTCAATGGATCAATTGATTGTCTTGATTATACAGATGAT gGGAAAAGCGGGATAGaagatatttcattaaaattacgaCCCACATTGCCTAAGAAACAGCTTGAGATTCCGCGATTCTCACCGTCGGCAGCGTGGAGATTGTTATCGGCATTAGAAGCGCCCGGACCAACCATGAGCACAGCAAGCGAGGAAGTTCCG GTGATGTTCGAAGAGCgcatcgaacgtctatcgaggCCGCCTCCACCGCTGATCGCTCTCGGTCCGCGAAGCTCGCACGATAAATCGGGCGATTCCGGCATATCCGGTGATGCCGGCGCGGCCAATGATGATTCGCTGGATGTGAGCACCAACACGAATAACAACAGACTAAAGACGCCAGCGACCAGGCCGACGTGGACGCCGCAGCAGGATTTAGGCGAGGAGTCCAGCAGCGATGCCGGTGTGGACTCGCCACCGCCGATGCCAACTCCGATGAAGTTTCCGCCTAGGGCGCATGTATTCTCGTTGTCGTTACCGCGCGATGATAATCGCATGTATCTGTACAATCCGGATCTGAAGAGCAAAGAAGGTTCAACCTTTAACTCGCTGCAAAAGCTGAAGAGATCGGTGTCAGGCGCTCTGGGGCTCGGACCGTTAGACCTCGAACGGAAACGCACGCGCGATGTTCTCGACGATAATTGGCTGCTATCAACGAGTGCGCCGACATCGCTGCAGCATACTCAGGTCACGGACGCGACGCGATCCTCGCCGCCTGGCTGGAAGCCCGGTTTCGATGACGAGGACGAGGATGATGAGGATTTGGAGGAGGATCTAGAGGACCGCGGTGATTTTCCCGTGATCATGAAGCCGCCCTCGTTCTCGTATCTGGCTTCCGGCGGCCATGTAATGTATTTGCCCGAGACCAACGACTCTCAATATCAGTCACAGAGTTTGAAAAGCAATAGGAACAATACAACGAGGgacaacgaaaaaaattcgagCAACAATTCTGGACCGAAATATCGCAAGAACGGTGTGGATGAGTTCAAAAAACCGAGCAAGGACATAGAGAAGACGAATAAGCATTCCAAAGATTCAGTCATTCGGAAAGACAAGCCTTTCGTGAACGATGGGAAGGTAAACAATAAGTTCTCGAAATCGTGTGAAAATATCTCCGAGATGAAACAACGGAGCACTTCGCCCATTAACGGTCAACAGAATCTACAGGACGATAAGGAGTTTATACCAGAAGTGAAACCGCTAAAGAACAACACCAAGAGCCGAAGGTTCACATTTCAGAGCACCGTGCGACAAATCGAGAGGCGTAGGTTGGCAGAGAAACTATCGCGAGAGGTAGAAGCTAAGGAAAGGCAGAGAAAGGGAGAGCTGGAGGCAATGCGTAAAGTTGAAGAGGAATTTCAACGAAAGCGGGCCAGGGAGAAAGCAAATATCAGGCAGCAACTTCGCTTGTACAGCATGGATGAAAATCTGAG TAGTCTGCCCACTGTGTGGGATAGTTCGCAATTGTCTCGCGCGGATCCGGATGGAGCGCCGTCGTCTTCGGCGTCGTCGCCGACATCGGCTCCGCCGACCAAATTGACAACCATACGTAAGAACAGCGTTAGCAGCGACGAGTATCTGCGTAAGAGAGCGTCCAGCGCGGATTCCAGGCAGCATCAGCATCAACAGCAACCGAGAGAGTACAAAGATTACCGGCCAAAGTATTACGATTGGGCACCCACCGAGTCGTCGTCGCATCTGGATTACAAGCAGACCACTGTGCACCCGAAAGTAGTCTGCGACATTCCTAAAACGCCCGTCTTCGTTGACGCGCACGTAAACACCGGCAAAAATGCGAATCTTAACTCTACGCCCAGATCCGACAATTACAG GAAAGATTTTGCTCACGGGGCTGTGGCGGCGAGATCCTCCTTGGCTAGCAGCGACAGTGAGCTATCGCAACCGAACACGAGACCGCATTCCAGACAAGCCGGCGGCAAGAGCAAGCCCCTACGGTCTAG GTCGGCTAGCCCAGCACGAAGCGAGGAAGCTGTTACCTCGGAGGACGAGAGCCCGGTGGAGCCGATCAAACAGGAGCGAAGCCCTATGAACGGTTTCGTATTGAACGGAGTGCAGCCCTTCGTGAGAGAGAAGAGCTATCGACCCATTTCTTTCAATCCCCAAGCACCTCCGCCTATTCCAAGTTAG
- the LOC105679858 gene encoding zinc finger CCCH domain-containing protein 13-like isoform X2: protein MGNNSSSSHQYCASNGPSQIGRRGWTQSFPRELARHHPQQPAGHKVLPEPPNQRLRATNNGSIIHNGGTISGRRPPALTLPHDLNKQGIFRSRSTSASNIGASRGRKFDHHCCHHRSGSSCCMENEMQELKRFGSEPDLRYSPMAREAMRCNGKQQHQHAMEHRHCGSGHYPERDCRERESRYKGKKKYKAPAPPSNGVVDGSSPDSYRYTESGPNGCRGEEEVQPPPRRSRLFKTRAETKRAQVNWHSSSSSSQLHVAERCENSNGGLENERHWRGEDGRVANKENRLAWRDQNGHLHQDRWCRDGQRHSRIFDGKNTLQRSMSSPEFQAELMHVARKVRNKLNCSGRSSAAESANLKRNSNVDRCAKESKSEETKRPEKRSARNEESSPDECIPRIENRVIEERRMIERCNRTENKLNTLYEERKANSRNPEKVKDYLEKRQAEPVSGGKRRLVEKSAACDETFAVQSRDPFRKSLKDRSDATGHISAERFSSENQRKDLEDYQGKSVTKSRKYENATDPIRTRSESPVRPCVRPLDPRGQASGRESTPERTSEAKEREKERDSDRRWQKSDARNTDGASEEKRWPCEPVPAAAKKKDAKSKEKLPRKLEAKEAAREKNWHVLPSPEKSAPKTFYFGMDGTLQNESRDCVDQHMEQIQSRLQAKEVNGSIDCLDYTDDGKSGIEDISLKLRPTLPKKQLEIPRFSPSAAWRLLSALEAPGPTMSTASEEVPVMFEERIERLSRPPPPLIALGPRSSHDKSGDSGISGDAGAANDDSLDVSTNTNNNRLKTPATRPTWTPQQDLGEESSSDAGVDSPPPMPTPMKFPPRAHVFSLSLPRDDNRMYLYNPDLKSKEGSTFNSLQKLKRSVSGALGLGPLDLERKRTRDVLDDNWLLSTSAPTSLQHTQVTDATRSSPPGWKPGFDDEDEDDEDLEEDLEDRGDFPVIMKPPSFSYLASGGHVMYLPETNDSQYQSQSLKSNRNNTTRDNEKNSSNNSGPKYRKNGVDEFKKPSKDIEKTNKHSKDSVIRKDKPFVNDGKVNNKFSKSCENISEMKQRSTSPINGQQNLQDDKEFIPEVKPLKNNTKSRRFTFQSTVRQIERRRLAEKLSREVEAKERQRKGELEAMRKVEEEFQRKRAREKANIRQQLRLYSMDENLSSLPTVWDSSQLSRADPDGAPSSSASSPTSAPPTKLTTIRKNSVSSDEYLRKRASSADSRQHQHQQQPREYKDYRPKYYDWAPTESSSHLDYKQTTVHPKVVCDIPKTPVFVDAHVNTGKNANLNSTPRSDNYRKDFAHGAVAARSSLASSDSELSQPNTRPHSRQAGGKSKPLRSRF from the exons ATGggcaacaacagcagcagctccCATCAATACTGCGCGTCCAATGGGCCGTCGCAGATTGGCAGACGCGGGTGGACGCAGTCCTTCCCCCGGGAACTGGCGAGACATCATCCACAGCAGCCGGCGGGACACAAGGTCCTGCCGGAGCCGCCCAATCAGCGGTTGCGCGCCACCAATAATGGAAGCATCATTCACAACGGGGGAACCATAAGCGGTCGCAGGCCTCCAGCCCTCACGCTTCCGCACGACCTTAATAAG CAGGGAATATTCCGCAGCCGCAGCACCTCGGCGTCCAATATCGGCGCTTCGCGCGGCCGCAAGTTCGATCACCACTGTTGTCATCATCGGAGCGGGTCGAGCTGCTGCATGGAGAACGAGATGCAGGAGCTCAAGAGGTTCGGTAGCGAACCCGATCTGCGGTACTCGCCGATGGCGCGGGAGGCGATGCGTTGCAACGGGAAACAGCAGCATCAGCATGCAATGGAACATCGGCATTGCGGAAGCGGACATTATCCCGAGCGGGACTGCAGGGAGCGGGAGAGCCGGTACAAAGGCAAGAAGAAGTACAAGGCACCGGCCCCGCCATCGAACGGCGTCGTCGACGGATCGTCTCCGGATTCCTACAG GTATACGGAATCTGGTCCGAATGGTTGTCGGGGTGAAGAGGAAGTTCAGCCTCCACCGAGACGGTCGCGCCTCTTTAAAACACGAGCAGAGACGAAGAGGGCACAAGTCAATTGGCACtcttcgtcttcgtcgtcACAATTACACGTCGCTGAACGCTGCGAGAACAGCAATGGTGGGTTAGAGAACGAGCGTCATTGGCGGGGCGAGGATGGTCGCGTCGCCAACAAGGAAAACAGGCTTGCCTGGCGCGATCAGAACGGCCATCTCCATCAGGATCGCTGGTGCCGGGATGGGCAAAGACACTCGCGGATCTTTGACGGTAAGAACACGCTACAGAGAAGCATGAGCAGCCCGGAATTCCAGGCGGAGCTGATGCACGTGGCCAGGAAGGTGCGCAACAAGCTTAACTGCAGCGGCAGATCCTCCGCCGCGGAATCCGCGAATCTGAAACGCAACAGCAATGTTGATCGATGCGCGAAAGAGTCGAAAAGCGAGGAAACGAAGAGGCCTGAAAAGCGATCTGCGAGGAACGAGGAGAGTTCCCCGGATGAGTGTATTCCCCGGATCGAGAATAGAGTCATTGAAGAAAGGCGGATGATCGAGCGCTGTAATCGGACTGAAAATAAGCTTAATACATTGTACGAAGAGCGCAAAGCAAATTCTCGCAATCCGGAAAAGGTAAAAGATTACTTGGAAAAAAGACAAGCGGAGCCGGTATCAGGCGGAAAGAGGCGACTCGTCGAGAAATCGGCGGCATGTGACGAGACATTCGCAGTGCAGTCTAGGGATCCTTTTCGGAAAAGTTTAAAGGATCGCTCAGACGCGACGGGGCATATCTCGGCAGAGAGGTTTTCGTCGGAGAATCAACGAAAGGATCTGGAAGACTATCAGGGGAAGAGCGTAACCAAGAGTCGGAAATATGAAAACGCGACGGACCCGATTAGAACCAGATCGGAAAGCCCGGTGAGGCCCTGTGTCAGACCTCTGGATCCACGTGGGCAAGCTTCCGGGCGAGAGAGCACGCCCGAGCGAACGAGTGAGGccaaagagagagaaaaggagagagatTCAGATCGTAGATGGCAGAAAAGCGACGCCAGAAATACCGATGGTGCATCGGAAGAGAAGAGGTGGCCTTGCGAACCTGTTCCCGCGGCGGCAAAGAAGAAAGACGCGAAATCCAAAGAGAAACTTCCGAGGAAACTAGAAGCCAAGGAAGCCGCCCGCGAGAAAAATTGGCACGT GCTGCCATCGCCAGAGAAATCTGCGCCGAAAACATTCTATTTCGGCATGGATGGAACATTGCAAAACGAGTCACGGGATTGTGTGGACCAGCATATGGAGCAGATCCAGTCCAGATTGCAGGCCAAAGAAGTCAATGGATCAATTGATTGTCTTGATTATACAGATGAT gGGAAAAGCGGGATAGaagatatttcattaaaattacgaCCCACATTGCCTAAGAAACAGCTTGAGATTCCGCGATTCTCACCGTCGGCAGCGTGGAGATTGTTATCGGCATTAGAAGCGCCCGGACCAACCATGAGCACAGCAAGCGAGGAAGTTCCG GTGATGTTCGAAGAGCgcatcgaacgtctatcgaggCCGCCTCCACCGCTGATCGCTCTCGGTCCGCGAAGCTCGCACGATAAATCGGGCGATTCCGGCATATCCGGTGATGCCGGCGCGGCCAATGATGATTCGCTGGATGTGAGCACCAACACGAATAACAACAGACTAAAGACGCCAGCGACCAGGCCGACGTGGACGCCGCAGCAGGATTTAGGCGAGGAGTCCAGCAGCGATGCCGGTGTGGACTCGCCACCGCCGATGCCAACTCCGATGAAGTTTCCGCCTAGGGCGCATGTATTCTCGTTGTCGTTACCGCGCGATGATAATCGCATGTATCTGTACAATCCGGATCTGAAGAGCAAAGAAGGTTCAACCTTTAACTCGCTGCAAAAGCTGAAGAGATCGGTGTCAGGCGCTCTGGGGCTCGGACCGTTAGACCTCGAACGGAAACGCACGCGCGATGTTCTCGACGATAATTGGCTGCTATCAACGAGTGCGCCGACATCGCTGCAGCATACTCAGGTCACGGACGCGACGCGATCCTCGCCGCCTGGCTGGAAGCCCGGTTTCGATGACGAGGACGAGGATGATGAGGATTTGGAGGAGGATCTAGAGGACCGCGGTGATTTTCCCGTGATCATGAAGCCGCCCTCGTTCTCGTATCTGGCTTCCGGCGGCCATGTAATGTATTTGCCCGAGACCAACGACTCTCAATATCAGTCACAGAGTTTGAAAAGCAATAGGAACAATACAACGAGGgacaacgaaaaaaattcgagCAACAATTCTGGACCGAAATATCGCAAGAACGGTGTGGATGAGTTCAAAAAACCGAGCAAGGACATAGAGAAGACGAATAAGCATTCCAAAGATTCAGTCATTCGGAAAGACAAGCCTTTCGTGAACGATGGGAAGGTAAACAATAAGTTCTCGAAATCGTGTGAAAATATCTCCGAGATGAAACAACGGAGCACTTCGCCCATTAACGGTCAACAGAATCTACAGGACGATAAGGAGTTTATACCAGAAGTGAAACCGCTAAAGAACAACACCAAGAGCCGAAGGTTCACATTTCAGAGCACCGTGCGACAAATCGAGAGGCGTAGGTTGGCAGAGAAACTATCGCGAGAGGTAGAAGCTAAGGAAAGGCAGAGAAAGGGAGAGCTGGAGGCAATGCGTAAAGTTGAAGAGGAATTTCAACGAAAGCGGGCCAGGGAGAAAGCAAATATCAGGCAGCAACTTCGCTTGTACAGCATGGATGAAAATCTGAG TAGTCTGCCCACTGTGTGGGATAGTTCGCAATTGTCTCGCGCGGATCCGGATGGAGCGCCGTCGTCTTCGGCGTCGTCGCCGACATCGGCTCCGCCGACCAAATTGACAACCATACGTAAGAACAGCGTTAGCAGCGACGAGTATCTGCGTAAGAGAGCGTCCAGCGCGGATTCCAGGCAGCATCAGCATCAACAGCAACCGAGAGAGTACAAAGATTACCGGCCAAAGTATTACGATTGGGCACCCACCGAGTCGTCGTCGCATCTGGATTACAAGCAGACCACTGTGCACCCGAAAGTAGTCTGCGACATTCCTAAAACGCCCGTCTTCGTTGACGCGCACGTAAACACCGGCAAAAATGCGAATCTTAACTCTACGCCCAGATCCGACAATTACAG GAAAGATTTTGCTCACGGGGCTGTGGCGGCGAGATCCTCCTTGGCTAGCAGCGACAGTGAGCTATCGCAACCGAACACGAGACCGCATTCCAGACAAGCCGGCGGCAAGAGCAAGCCCCTACGGTCTAG GTTTTAA